DNA sequence from the Lagenorhynchus albirostris chromosome 5, mLagAlb1.1, whole genome shotgun sequence genome:
AAGTTGTCAGAGGGAACACAAGTGCCTCACCTCAGGGGTCCTTTTGGCCCGGCCCAAGTCAGTGAGGAAGTGAGAGTcttcccacctttttttttttttttgcggtacgcgggcctctcactgttgtggcctctcccgttgcggagcacaggctccggacgcgcaggctcagcggccatggctcacgggcctagctgctccgcggcatgtgggatcttcccggaccggggcacgaacccgtgtcccctacgtcggcaggcagactctcaaccactgggccaccagggacgcccttcCCACCCTTTTTAACCAGACTTGGATTCACAAGCCTTGGATCCCACCTTTAGCGCAGCCACCAACTTACTCTGTGATTGGGATGTTTTTAACCTCTCTTCACCTGGAAAAAGGGATAAGAATAACTTCAACCCATTTCACAGGAATGTAGGAAGGCGAAAACAAAACAATGCATGGGCAAGTACTCTGAAAGCTGAAAGGCCAAATACAAACATAGATGTTATTATTTCCTAAGAGCCTGAATGTACTCAATCTTTTGTTTCTAACTTCAAGCATGGGAGaaagatttctgttttcttttgtgccTAAATTGAACAAAAGGTACAAACCACCTCACTTTGACTTTTCTCCTACTTCAAGCATTTGGCTTGAAGAAAGCCTTTTGTCAGCAAGCTGCCAACCCATAGAGTTGAAAGGAAAGCCAGACTGCACTCCAAGTCTGGCGAGTAGAGgtggagaaaacagagaagagtgCTGGAACTTTCCTGGTCTCCAGCAAAAGACTGAGCAGGACTGCAGAGGTAACTGTATTCACACAACCGGTTACAGACCCTGCAGGGAACCGGATTTGGCTTACAACTGAACAACAGTGAGGCATGACTTTACTCTTCTTAAAGCCAACCTATGAGAGGGTCTCAACTGTGGAGGTAGAAATTGCACAGGCTTTGTCCCAAGCATAAGAGATGACGTGTGAAGCGTCCTCCCAGCTGGGGAACTGGTCCCCATGaagtttcctctgcctggagcacaTCGTTTCTCTTAGCCTTGTCCTTTCCTAAGGAGCTCTTTCTTAGGGAGACCTTTCCGGCTGACAACCCCACCCCAGGCCGGACCCCATCCAGCGTAAAAACTCAGAGCCCCTGCATTTCTCCTTTATAATCATTGATATTCGCCTGGAATTAGTGATTCATTAATTTGACGGATTAGcagtctgtttttctctctcccctccccccagcaagcTCCCTGAAAACAGGGAACCCTTTGATTTCATAGTGTCACTAGAACAGAGCAGAATGCCCAGTTCAGAGtgggccctcaataaatatttattaaatgagtgaTGAAAGAAATACGATTTGAAGAGAACTTCAAAGCAGAATATTTCAGATCACAGATCATTTCTAGGTAGGCCCATTTATGCAAATATACACTATTTATCATAAAACCCTCAATTTACTGTTGCCCAGGGAGACCATACTGCAAGTTGAGGGAGACCGTAAAATGAGCAGGCAAGTTAGTAGGAAGgaaaaatgctgcacacccgaaAAGGGGGTTCTTAGAGACTGGATGGTTTACAAGGTCCTAACTGCCCACGTTTAGACCTTAAGGAGGGACGAGAACAGGGCAGAGCTATTGCTTCCCAGGTTTAAATGCACGAACTCCCAGTCAGCAGAATCAGAGAGAAACTCCCTTCTGCACCAGGCACCATGTGACAGAACAGAAAGTTGCATGATGGGGCCACCCACTCTTTCTCAAGCTATCAGGACAGCTTCCAGATGCACAGGTGAAACAGCAGCCAGTTTGGTTGTGTTCTGTTTACTTTCTTCTGTTCTAAAATGTTGAAAAGTATAGCTCATTAGGCATTCATTCACAGGAATGTAAATAACAAGGaagatacatttttcaaaaaatattcttcagggcttccctggtggcgcagtggttgagcgtccgcctgctgatgcagagtgacacaggttcgtgccccagtccgggaagatcccgcatgccgcggagcggctgggcccatgagccatggccgctgagcctgcgcatccggagcctgtgctccgcaacgggagaggccacaacagtgagaggccccgtaccacacacacacacaaaaaaacattcCTCAAGCACCACAGCAAGATAAAGCAATtaattgttcttaatttttttatcaaGCTGTACTCCAAGCGACCATGCTTTTTGGATAAAAGTCAGTCCCCATCCCCcttccatctgttttttttaCTCTTGCACACACTTATTTACACACAATTTAGTgccaattttcaacaaaataaggtttctttttaatttttacattatgaTCTTCCTATATCTTTCAATTATTCTATGGAACATAGAATTAAATACCATCTTCCTCACTAAGTAGCTTGAATTTATGACTTCCTGAGAGctaacacatttatttttgtgttaaacaaatataaacaataagGACGCTGAGTAGTGAATATCATGTCTTTTCTGGGGCTTTTAAGGCTATAgagtttctcttctttccttcaaaaGGTTGTACACAATAAATTACActgcaaataaaaatgaattaagtgAGACTGAgacatcagagaagaaataaagaggcgCCAGTTTCTGTAGAGGGTCTTTAATGGATGATGCTTTGGGACGAccaatttggaaagaaaaaaaatcaaataaaaatccaTTCCATACTCATTTTGCAGACCtcatccttttctttgttttcatataaataaCTCTgccaatgttttattttatataagatCTATACTGTTTTTCTACTTTGTCCTAATGGTCTGCAAACAATTTCTAACTCTCTTCAAATTTCTGTTtagaaattatacaaattaaATGCTGTTTGTTAAGTAACTTCAAAATAACAATAAGCAGGACACTTTCACTTATGCATCATCAACTGTACAACTTCCCCTTTACTTTTGCCATTGCTCCTACTATGACTAGCAGAAATCCTAAAAGATCAGACAATAAAAACCCAAAGAGgtcttcacatttttttcaatttcatacTCAAAGTCCATCTCAATCTGTGAACTGCTTTCATCTTTGAGACTGTTTGAAACCCATTAATTTTATTCCTCCTTTGGGAAAGTAAGAACAAGCCATGATCACAGAGGAAACTgccatttctttccctctgtggAATCTCTCCTTTACTGTACTCCATTTAGCAGTGGCTAGGACTGCAGACCTGGGTTTATTCCATGCTCGGGAGGAATCATTTATTTCTCCATAATGCTGAGCACCTAGCAGAGTTCCTTGAATATAGAAAATGTTCAATGCAAATTTGGCAAAAGAATGggtgaatgaaagaataatacaattttcattgttttaaaatgcatCATTTCCACCCTGTTATCTTACTACAGTTTGAAACCCCTTGTCAGTCAGTCTTTACAAAATAGCTTTTAGGCCTCCCTACAGAGAAACAGATGATGGCACAGAGAAATATTGTGGCTTTAGGAGAGCTTAGAAAGAAGGACCTGTGCTCAACTAAGCTTCACGTGAAGTAGTTTTGTCTGAGTGACACTTTGGAGATTCTCCAGGAGGAGAAAGGATTATTTTGGAGTGTGAGGCAAAGTCAGAAGCTCCCAGCAgcagaaatatttcaaatgttttcattcaGGCGGGGCAATGACCTGTCTAAATCAAACCAGCACCCCTAACCTTGTTCCATAAGGCTATTCGGGAAATACAGTGTGACTTCCTCTGAGAGAAATCTTTGCCTTTAACCTGACCTACCATTGAGCCTTGTGTGTCTCTATATCATtcctttgcttttacttttttctctctgtgactATGGAATTTCCCATTTGGTCAAGTGTTTAAGGGGTGAAGGAATTAATAAATCCTAATCCTACAAAGATGACTGTTTCAGTCTGCCTTAATAAAAGCAAAGGTTCCTGGTGCTCTAAGGCCACCACCCAGCAGATGCGCCTGTGTCAGGGACCGCGTAACTGCCATCCCTCCCATGTGTGCCAAGGAGCTTAACCACAGAGCGGTGACTACTTGCCTCCATGTGCTAAATGGGAGCACAGATTCCCTTTAAGGCAAACTTTGCAAATAAGAGTAACCTTGAAAAAGACCCTTTAGATGCAGATCAATGCTCAGGAACGTTGCCAACCACTTACACTCCCCTTTGACACTTCACAGATGTGTTACTTACGCTGGAGAAGAGGCCTCCTTCTACCCCAAACCCAAATCCCTGCTGTCCCTTGAGCTCAGTGGGGGCTTGTCGGATGAGCCCCTGGGGAAATATGCACACCTTCTCTCCTTCGTCAACTCGGGTCACTTTGGCGGagtcctccctgcccctctgggaATACTTCCGTGGTGTTTTGACCTTAGCCTCTCCGGAGAATTCTCTATCTGTTCTGGAGGTCTCCTGTGGGTACCGGATTTCAGCCCCTGGATCTGCCTGAAAGCAGAACCACCCGGCGGTCTCCAACCCCCCCAAGCTCTGGGACTGCTGCGGGGCTGCGGTAGCCATTAATGGCCATCATCCATTTTTAATCAGAAAGATCACAAGAAGGATGGTAAGCGAATCCCAGTCGCAAGTCAATTTAAATAACATTCCTGGGGAAATCCAATCACTTAAAACTGAAACACCTACGCGAGCAAGAGCCCCCGCCCGAGTGGCGGGGAAGAGTGAGACGGCCGACTTAATCAAGATCAGGGGGCTCCCAGGCTTAGCGCAGAGCGTTAACCCTTCCAGCCCCGGAGGGTGCCAAGGGGGGCTTGGAAGAGCGCGGCCGGCCGGGGCCAAGATGCCCACGGCAGCCCCACGCAGGCTGCCCCTGCCATCTTGGGCGGTTCCGGACGCCCTGCGCCCGGCCTGGGCGGCTGGGCGCGCGGGGTTAAGGTCAGAAGCTCAGGAGGCTGTTCAGGCGCGGGAAGCGGCCGCCTCCCGCAGCCTCGGCGCGCCTCGGGCTCCTCCTTCCGCCCAAGCGTGGCCAAGTGAGGACTGCTCCGGCCGCAGGTAGCAGAGGCAAGGGAGGCGGCGCGCGGGACCCGAGCGGAGCGCCCGGGGAGGGGCTGACGGACACGCGGACAGACGGATACCCCTGCGCCCCCGGACCTTAGTAACGGTACGCGCGGGCCATGTGGGGACCCGGGGTCACGGCCGAGGGCCTGTCGGTGGCGCCGGCGCCGCCaccgctgctgccgctgctgctacTGCTGGCGCTGGCGCTGGTGGCGCCCTCGCGGGGCGGCGGGGGCTGCGCGGAGCTGGCGTGCGGCGAGCGGGAGCGCTGCTGCGACGCGGCCAACGCCACCGCGGTGCGCTGCTGCAAGCTGCCGCTGCACGCTTTCCTCGACAACGTGGGCTGGTTCGTCCGCAAGCTCTCCGGGCTGCTCATCCTGCTGGTGCTCTTCGCCATCGGCTACTTCTTGCAGCGCATCATCTGCCCCAGCCCACGCAGGTACCCGCGCGGGCAGGCGCGGCCGGGGCCACCGGGGGGCGCCGGGCAGCCGGGGGCCGCGGGGCCGCCCGACGACGACGACGACGACTCGCCCGCGCTGCTGCGGGACGAGGCGGCCGCCGGCTCTCAAGACTCGCTGCTGGACAGTGGAGGCGGTGGCCGGGGCCGGGCAGGCGGCGGGCGCTCGGTCCCTTCCTGCGCCTCGGAGCACGAGCTGCGCGTAGTCTCGCCGGTCTTCCTGCAGCTGCCCAGCTACGAGGAGGTCAAGTACCTGCCAACCTACGAGGAGTCCATGCGGCTGCAGCAGTTCAGTCCCGGGGAGGTCGTGTTGCCCGTGTCGGTGCTCGGCCGCCCGCGAGGTGGAGGCGCCGGGGAGTCCGACGGCGGCGGCGAGCGCCGCTTCCCGCTCATCTGAGCGCCCGGGGCCTTGCGAGGACCACGCGGACAGAACCAGGCCGGGGGCTACGGGTGGGACGCAAGGCCGGGGtggccgcggccgccgccgccagTTGCCTCAGACCCCGCCTGTCGCCCGGAGACTGGGTTGGGGccatccccacccccgcctcccccgGGATGTTAAGTTTCCCTACGTTTCATTCGGTTCAAGGAAACGTTAGGCAAGCGCGGCGGGGGCGACAGCAGCAGACGAGGCCAGAGCGCAACTCTGGAGAACGTCCCCGCCCTAAGCCTCACCTCGGCTTGAGTTCACTTGTAAGTGCCTGCTTCCCGAATCAGAGAACATATGAGCTTCGGGGGAAGGGCAGTAACCTTTAGGGGTGAAGCGAGAGGGACGCAGTTCCACTCCTTTCCCTCTCGCCTGGACAGGTCAAGGTCTCCCAGGATGGGCGGAGGGCGAGGAGGTGAGCCATGACTGGAGACTGATGCGCGCGGGTCTGGGAGAGCAGCACCTAGGTATGGTCGAATCCCTCCCTTGCGGAGAACCCAAGAAAACCCTTCCGTGTCTTCCTGGCCAAGCATAGTCACAGTTCACAGATTGGTGGGGGGAGAGCCGTGATATCCGGTTAGTTGCCGTACTTATGCAGCAATTACGCGTATCCAGGACCATACTCGTAATAAGGTACAGTTGAGCTTTTGATTTTTCAGTAACTGAgaagatatttatatttatttgtcctttatttttatatttttaccatgTATTAAATAAACGCATTCGGAGGGTATCTCCACAGTTAATGACAAGATAATCATCTTAGCACCTTTTTTAGGCCTTAATGGCCCAGAAATTGTCTACACTCTATCATTACTGTTTAATAAAATGTtggacattatttcatttacaatgggaaaaagaagagGCATGGTCAAACGAGAAAACATGTGATTAAAAACATGAAGGATACCTTATTTTCACTATTtaagaagaatatattttatttttagtactgTGGCAtaatatataactttttataataaCCATACATTATGTATGTAGTCAAGGTCATAGTTATATGTAAAAAGCATTGATACATGTATGCCATACCACGAAGCATGATGTCACGCACTTTTCCCTCCATTTTCCATTTGGAATACACTTCACAACATTATACAAAGAATAATTTGTTGTGACTTGTGACTTTTGTTTAAAGCCATAATTGTGCAGTAAGGTACTACAGAAGGATTCAACCTATCTAAAGAAAAAAACGTGTCGTTGTATCAGTTCTACCATTCTGTGAAATGTCCTTTAAGCAAATGGTAATATaaagtaatatattaaaatgcattatGTATAATGTACATATGCATATCGTCTGTGTACAGTAAACACATTGTATATCATATAATTATTCCAGTTTGTGattatcaagaaagaaaaagaaggaaaacaaatacaaaaggtTTCTCTTGGGGAAGGATGAGTATTACACTGAGAAAAATTACACAGTGGACCTCACACGTGTATCTAGACAAGTTGTTCTTATGATTGAAAAGTTCTGACAATCCTGAGAAATCTTAAAATATCTGAATTGTATTAGAAGAAAATGATTTGAttactttaaactttttaaagctGATTGAAAAAGTCTGACAGTTCTAAGAAATCTTAAGATGTCTGAATTGTAAGAGAAGAGAATGGTTTACTCTAAACTTCTAAAAGCTAATGACCCTGTCATTAAAGAGAATCATTTGAAGTgtattaaaacagaaaacattaaaatcttTCTCTGTGCAAATTGTATTAGATGTGTGACTATATGgtaatgtattaaaatatgaaatgtgtgtctttatcatttaaaagcaattttaagcTGTGAATTGGCGAAAGCATCAGCAGTTGAGACTATATCAACTTTTTTGAGAATGGTACAGGATTTAATGAAATCACATTATATTGAATAATCACAAATGTTAATGTTACTCAAACACTACATTTTAATTGCATGTGGCTGTCAGTACCACCCACTGTTCAGACAAACCGGAAAGTTGCCTTATTCCTTTAAATGATTTATTCTTTGAGGGTACACTGTTTTAGACACTTTTAAAAACTCACCCATATCTGAAACATCTAACTGAATATCCAAGTACCAGTATATAAAGTATATCCTCTATGTTGTTACTACCAACATCTAGACGTGTACAACAAAATCTTGTGAAAATACACTTAAGATATGAACCAAGATGTTTTCCTTGTACCAGCTATGGAACACTTCTCTCCCTAAAATTCAGAATGTCTATAATGTGACACCAATCATGCAATGAAATTCTACTAAATTTTAAAGTTACAACAAGTTTTACACTTGTTTTTTTCCTACACATCACACAAGCTTTTATTCACATCCCCCAGTTCAATAAAAAATGAGTTTACTTtggttttttccttgtaattcattGATTTACCAAGCATGATTCTGTTCAGGCATAATTTTGTCGGGGGGTCGGAATCCTGAAAAGCTATTTTTATTAGTGATAAATTAACATATCTCAGggcaatacacacacatatgtaacatACCATATTAATACACACAGAACCCATGTGTTCACAACAGTAGAATACCTggatagaaacatttttaaagcactaaCGGCAATATCTTGGTGGTCAGTTTTATAGATTTCACCTGGAAGTTATTTATTACATAGAACTAGTAGAAAATAGAAATGTAGAtaatagttttattcttttacctgAAAATAAATCATGATGAGATgctgattttacttatttttaatattctatatatagtatagaATGCAGATGTAGCTATATGGATACAGacatatctatatagatatatagtctGTGACTGATATCTTTTGCAGGGCTGCTACATACCATATCTTAAACAAAGCCACCTGGAAATGCCAGGTTCTCCAGTACTAACGAACTTTTGCTCCTGGTTTTCAGTTATCAAACTAATTCACGTACtaaaacatttcaaacatttttattttcattgacttCTCATGAGTAGGGAAGTAATGGCCCTGTCCATctggaatgagagaaaacatgATTGATTTTCTAAATCGTGTGTGTATACAATCACCAGTTGCTTAAAAGCCATTTGTAATGGTGTTGTTCAGTATCATAACCAAGAGGAAAATGTCTTCTTGAGATATAATGATAGTTTTAAGAGGCCATTAATTGCCACATTCTGCAAATGTGGGTGTGCTTCAGCCATGGAAAATGGCATTGGCAATTATGCCAAAGGGCATGAGGTGTACTATATAAGGAAAACAAGATTCAATTGTGAAGGCCAAAGGGAACATTAAGGAAATGGCCTCAACAGTTTAAAAGGCAATATGGTAAGTATCTTAATGTTGTACTTTTTGTATATAGTTTCTCTCAAGTGGAATTAATAAAGGAGACAATCCAGAGCTGAAACTGATATGTTATACACATGAGGTGGTGTTGAGATTtatactatatttttatatactatacTATTATAGTATATACTATATTCTGTATTGACTTGTAGAAATTTTGTGAATCATAATTAATTTGGATTTCCACACTAAGAGAAACAAtgagttgttttattttgaacAACCCAGCATTAACCATCTCTCCAAAAGTGTAAGTTACAGACAACCAATCAATAATAGAATATTTGACAAGTTTATGTCTGACCTCACtgatttacaatttattttttcattcattctcctTTCATCCATTGGTGAAAAGGCTAATAAGTGGTAGGCTAAGGGAAAGTATTCTGTCAACCAAAGATTAAATCAAGTAACCAGCTAATTGCAAGAAATTAAGACATCTTTTCTTCCATAGGGGTAGAAAGGATGTcttcattatgtttttaaaattttgcctataaaataattaaatgtcaaataaaaCCAATACTTTGATTATACTTAAATACATATAgaacctaattttatttatttattctcttttaccTACagaattcacttttaattttatggCAAAAATTATTCTATGGAGGATATTTAGGCTTGCCTTTAAACTAAAGATTATTACTTTTTATCCCTCCTAGCTAAGCACCTGCATTGTCTTGATATCTTAtagttcttattttctttctttgtgtgttgTTCTTATCCTGCTTTAGATTTTCAgtagatattttctcccaaactCATCGTTTAGAACTCCAGGTTAATCTTTGCTGGAATTTAATATCACTCTGGTTATGCCTTGGCTTTTTGCACAAAGTTTCTTCTTTTGGTAAAACagtattttccaaagtgtttatTTTGTGTTCTATTCGCATGTGACTTCTGTAGTTTTCCAGTTTTGAATGaggtaatttttcctttttatccacTAAATGACTGTAAACATATCTGTTTGTTCTTATCTACAGAATTTTCTCTGTCACACTGGGGCAGAGATCAAATCTTTGCATCTTTTTAGCAAAGActtattttttccagatttcaaacacaataaatctttatttacctCTTTGTCTTATTGCTGCCTCTTTGTTGGCTACATTTGTttcatcagacaaaggattagAATCTTGCAGATTTGctcctgttttattttggtttgtgtgaattttctcttctgtattgACCAAAGATTTTACcacatcaaaattaatttttgattattttcctgGGTATTAAAAGTATCTTCTCTTCATTCTAgatttcacttttctcttgcAAACTCTTCACTGGTTTGTCACCACGTGCATAACCCTTGTTGAAATGGCCAAGCTATCAGATTCCTGTAAATTTAcaccagttttacttcttcctctgatgttacagtctctgtcttttgtttCGTAGCTCCATCTTCAGAGTTTTTCTCTTGGAAACTTCACAgtattcttttcatctttctttatcttttttttttttttaagaagatgttgggggtaggagtttattaattaattaatttatttttgctgtgttgcgtcttcgtttctgtgcaagggctttctctagctgtggcaagcaggggccactcttcatcgcggtgcgcgggcctctcactatcgcggcctctcttgttacggagcacgggctccagacgcgcaagctcagtagttgtggctcacaggcctagttgctccacggcatgtgggatcctcccagaccagggctcgagcccgtgtcccctgcattagcatgcaggttctcaaccactgtgccaccagggaagccctatctgaaTCTTTTCTGTTAATATAAGCAACTGAGACTTGAGTTCTGTATCAGTTCTATATCTGTGTCTGGGATATAGGGACATTCCCTGACTCAGCTTTTCTTGAAAATTAAGctcatttctttacatttatctCTCTTTGCACATTCTCTTTTGACTAGGcaaatgtttagttttttttaatcttttttgtttcttaggaTAGATCTTGTTCTTTGACTAACTATCTTGAATGTTCTTTGGCTACATGTCTTCAGTTTCAGAGGCATTAGTTTTAGCTTCATATTCACAAGGCTTACAAGAGGAGTTTTCTTGACTGAGATCTCCTGGTCCAGCCTTATTTTTGTTCACTGAATCAAACATTTCCTCAAATCCACTATAGTCCACTTCCAAACAGCATGTCTTCTGCTTCGATTTTGCCATAAGTGTTTGCATTCCAAGAAGTCTtcaactgcatttttcttttttcttgatgttttcAATCAAGTACTGATAACTATTGTCTCCAGgttttcttttgatgttttattatttttttaataatatattatctatctatttattttggctgcaccgggtcttagttgtggcatgcagactcttagttgtggcatgcatgagagatctagttccctgaccagggatcgaacccgcgccccctgtattgggagcacagagtcttacccactggaccaccagggaagtccctcttttggtgttttaagaaaaagttttgtATGGccttctacattttcttttgtttgaaaaacATGTACACTCTGtatgttctaatattttttctattactcGGTTTTCTTGAGTAGTATTTTTCACATCTAAAAACCTACAGATGTTTTGGTTTTCCTTGTAATTCCCCTGATATATCTGACTCCTTCCTAAGGGTTTCCTGtgaacaagattttaaaatttggagtTTCCCTAAGTATTGTAATGTCTGCCAGATTTTCTACTGCATGTGCCTTAGGAGTTTTCTTAGGTTTCTTCATGCCTGTAGAATGGAACATGCCTGTAGAATGTGAATGGAACCTGTCCATTCACATATCTGCTTTGGAGTTGTCCTGAGGTTAGTGAGAAGAGTCACACTGTATTACAGTTTTGCAAATTGTAGAAGACCTGTCAAGTCTTCTACTTGGTTTCCCTTTTCTTTAGGAGTTTTGTCTGTTGGTGCCTGTTGGGTTTTCCATGGGTTCAGTCTTTTCCACAGAAGTTCTCAGAAATTTCTTGATTGTTGTCAGGAGTTCAGCTGATTCCCTTTCTCCCTGGGAACTGTCCCGAATTTCTTATTGTCTTATCTTCTGGGTCCACAATTTGCTGTGAAGTTTTCATAGGGCCCTAGGTTCCTGTTGGGTCTTCCACTGGTTCTGCCCTTTCTTTAAGCATCctaaacaatctttttttttttttttttaaacctgtgacGTTTTCACCTTTTCTACATTTCCACTGGGGGGATAGGGAGTTCCTGTTGCTTTCACTCTCTGGTTGTATTGCGCCTCTGGTGTTTGTGTAAACTCTTGATGCCTATCAGATAGATCTTCTTCCACGGAATCTGCATTTTCCCTCAGTTGTTCCCAGTGGTCTCCTGAATATTCTTAGATGTTCTACTGGTTCTGCTTTGTGCTTTGGAGTGTTCCTAAGCATTTTGTGAACAtcaccaccatttatttattcctctgGTTCTTCTGGTGTTTACAGGTGCTCTATGAGAGCTGCCGGGTCTTTCATTAATTCTTGTTGTATTTTAGATGTCCTCAGCACTCCCGTGAGGATGCTGAGGGTGTTTGCTGGGTCTAATGTATGCTTTGGCATGCTTCTAAG
Encoded proteins:
- the C5H3orf80 gene encoding uncharacterized membrane protein C3orf80 homolog, which gives rise to MWGPGVTAEGLSVAPAPPPLLPLLLLLALALVAPSRGGGGCAELACGERERCCDAANATAVRCCKLPLHAFLDNVGWFVRKLSGLLILLVLFAIGYFLQRIICPSPRRYPRGQARPGPPGGAGQPGAAGPPDDDDDDSPALLRDEAAAGSQDSLLDSGGGGRGRAGGGRSVPSCASEHELRVVSPVFLQLPSYEEVKYLPTYEESMRLQQFSPGEVVLPVSVLGRPRGGGAGESDGGGERRFPLI